CACGGGCGTCACCGCCGCCGCGGGCGCCGCGGTCACCGTCTTCCTGTGGCGTGCGGTGTACGCGGACTCGCCGGGCGGCACCGGCCCTGGCGGCTTCACCCCGGCGGGCATCACCACGTATCTGCTGGTGGCCCAGGTGTTGCAGGTCCTGCACGCCAACCGGGTCGACGACGAGGTGGCCGCCGAGGTCTACCGCGGGGACGTCGCCGTGCTGCTGGTGCGTCCGGTCAGCTATCCGCTGGTGCGGCTCTTCGCGTGCCTGCCGGTGGTCGCGGCCAACGCCGTCCTCGTCGGGGTGCCGGTCCTGGTGCTCTTCTCGTTCCTGGTGCCGCTGACGGCACCGCGGCCGGGAGACGCCGCACTGTTCGCCGTGTCGACGGTCCTCTCCGTGCTCATCGCGTTCTGCGTGAACCTGCTGACCGGCATGACGGGCTTCGTCACCACGAACACGTGGGGCGTGCGCATGGTGAAGCAGAGCGTCGTGGCCTTCTTCGCCGGGCAGCTGGTGCCGATCGCGCTGATGCCGGGCCCGCTGGCGGCGGTCGCCACCGCCCTGCCTTTCAGAGGGATGGTCGACGGTCCGCTGACGCTGCTCCTCGGCAGGTACGACGGGGTGGGCGGGGCCGTCGCCGTGCTGGCCCAGCAGGTGGGCTGGGTGGTCGGTCTCACGGTGCTGTGCGCGGTGCTGTGGCGGGCCGCGCTCGGCCGTCTCGAGGTGCTCGGCGGATGACGCGCACACGCCTCGGCACGGCACTCTGGTACGTCAGGCTCTCCTGGTTCCTGGGCGGGGCCGGCCTGCACCGCCTCGCCGCGTACCGTCTCGACTTCGCGCTCGGCGCCGGGGCCTTCCTGGTGCGGGTCGGCATCCAGACGGCGGTGGTGGGCCTGGTCTTCCGGCAGGTGCCGGCCGTGGGCGGCTGGTCGTACCACGAGGTGCTCTTCCTGCTCGGCTTCTCCCTTCTGCCGCGCGGCCTCGACCACCTCTTCACCGATCAGCTGTGGGAGCTGGGCCGCAAGCTGGTGCAGCGCGGCGAGTTCTACCGCTATCTGATCCGCCCGGTGAACCCGCTGTTCTCCCTGCTCTCCGAGCGCTTCTTCCACCCCGACGCGCTCGGCGAGCTCGTCGTCGGCGCCGCCCTCGTGACGTACGCGGGCACCTCGCTCGACCTGGACCCCACGGCCGCGCAGTGGGCGCTCGCCCCGCTGCTCGTGGTCTGCGGCGCGCTGATCCACACGGCGGTGAAGCTGTTCTTCGCGTCGCTGTCGTTCTGGACGGTGACGAGCCTGCCCGCGATGTACGCGGCGAGCCAGGTGTCGGAGTTCGCGGCGTACCCGCTCGACATCTACCACGCGTCGCTGCGCGCCCTGCTGACCTGGGTGCTGCCGTTCGCCTTCACCTCGTACGTCCCGGCCGTCTATCTGCTCTCCGGCGACACGGCGCTCCTGGGGTGGCTGCCCGTGGTGACGGCCCTGTCGCTGCTGCTGGCTCTCGGCGTGTGGCGGCGCGGCATCAACACGTACGAAATGACTGGGAGTTGAGGTTCGTGATCCGGGACGAGGAGCTGGCCGCGCTGCTGCGCGCGGCGCCGTGGATGTCCGAGGACGGGCGCAAGGCCGACCGGTACGAGCGCGTCGACCACGCCGTGCTCGGCTCCGCGGCGCTGCTGCTCGTCGTGGCGGCGGTCGGCGGGCCCGCGGCGGGCCGGCGGTTCTTCGTGCCGGTGGACGTCCGGGGCGGGCGGGAGGCTCATGACGTCGCGGAGTTCCATACGGATGCGGTGCTCAGGACGCTGGCGGGCGGAACGGTGCGGACGGAGCGCGGCGGCACCGTGGAGTTCCGCAGCGCGGGCGGCGCCCCGGCCGGTGCCGCCGCGGCCGGTGCCGTGCCCGAGGTGCGGCCGCTCCCCTTCGAGCAGGGCTGGTCGTCCAACGCCCTGTCGCTCGTGGAGATCCAGGGCGTCCCGCACATCCACAAGACGTACCGCACCCTCGACGACGACGTCCGCGAGTCCGACCTGCTGCGGCTGATGAACGGCACGGGACGCACCCCGGAGTGGGCGGGCGACTACACGTACACCGACCCCGGCTCCGGGACCCGCCACCCACTGGGCGTCGTCTACCGCTACGTGCCGGGCGAGGGCATCGACGTACCGCTGCGGCAGAACCTGCGAGCCCTGTGGCCCGCCCTGTCGCGCCTCCTGGCCCACGATGCGCCGGTGGCGGTGGCGCGACGCCATCTGCGGCCGCTGGAGCAGCAGTTGCGGGAGGCGGGGCGCTTCCTGCGCGGCTTCCACACCGAGCTCGCCGACCGCCTCGGCGACGGAACGCCGCAGCCCGCCTATCCGGCCGGCGAACGGCTCGTGCAGGCCGAGGAGCGGCTCGCGGACCTGCACGACCACACGACCGCGGATCCGGCGCTGCCCGCACCGGCGGTGCGGGACGCCTTCAAGGCACTGGAAGCGGAAGCGGCCGCGCTGCGCGCCGAGTTGGTCCGGTCGGGGCCCTCCTGGCCGGGCGGCGGCCCCTGCCACGGCGACCTGCACCTGTCCCACCTGCTGTGGAACCCGCCGACCCTCATCGACCTCTCCACCCCGAGCACCACTCCCACCGCGCCGGGCTGGGCCGCGCAGTCACCGCTCGAGGACGTCGTGGCGTTGCAGCGCGGCCTGGAGTACTTCGCGGCGGACGAGGCCGCGTTCGAGGCCGCGAACCGTCTGGGCCTCGACTCCCTGGAGACCATGCTCGGTTCGCTCGACGGCGCACCGCACCTCTCCCCGGCCCAACAGGACGAACTGCGCCAGGCGTTCGAGGTCGCGGACCACTGGCGGGAGCGCGTGCGCGAGCTGCTCCTCGGCCCCGCGTCCGACGGACCGCTCCGGCGACTGCTGTATCTGCGCCGGCTCCTCCACGAACTGGCCTACAACCACGCGCACACGCGCCCCTATCACGCCGCGATCGACCTGCGCCACGCCCTGCGGCTCGGCGAAGGCGGCAGCGGCGCCCACCGCGACTCCGAGGACGTGAGGCCGTGCTGACCCCCGAGCCCCCCGAGAACGTCGTTCCGACGGTCGGGCCCCGCATGCACATCATCGAGACCTACTTCGAGTGCTGCGGGTTCGACCACACCTTGTTGCAGGGCGGCACCTCGGTGTACCTGTGGAACCTCTCCCGGGCCTTCGCCGCGCGCGGCCACCGGGTCTCCATCGTGACGCCCGCGCACGGCCGTCTGGACGACCTGCGGCCGCGCTACTACGTGGAGGACCTGCCGTACGAGGACGCGTACACCCTTCCCCTCGCCCTGGATCCACGGGTCTGGCGTGGATTCCCGGCCGAGACCGGGATCGAGCTGCGCACGACGGCGCACCGGATCCGGCTCGACGGCGTCGACCTGTACTTCCTCTCCAACGACTACCTCGACCGGCTGCCGACGACGTTCTATCCGCCGTACTCCGCCAAGGGTCGTGACCTGGTCTTCTTCAAGCCGCTCGTCTTCCAGGCCGACAGCGTGCGGTTCCTGCGCGCCTGGTTCGGCGAGGAGCGGGCCCTGGTGCACGCGCACGAGCCGTACTACCACTATCTGCTGCCTGCCGCCCTGCGCGACGACGCCATGAAACTGGTCGTCAGCACCGTGCAGAGCAACATGCCGATCGCGAAGAAGGTGTACGGGCCGGAGGTGCGGCGCCTCTTCGAACTCCTCGACGTGAAGGTGGAGTTGCCGGTGGCCGGGGAGGGGGGCGAGGGCGCGTACCCGGCTGCCGTGCTCCAGTACCAGCAGCTCACCCACCTCCACTACGCCTATCCGCCGGACCACGTCGCGCTCTACGAGCTCACCGCCGAGCACTCCGACCTGATCGACTTCCTCTCGCCCGGCCAGCTCGACTTCTACGCCTCGTTCCGCGACACCCCCTTCGCCGCCCTCTTCGAGCGGCTCCCCATGGCGGATGTCGTGCGGCGCAACGCGCACAAGATGTTCGTGGGCGGCTGCGCGATCTCCGACGAGTGGCTCGCCATGGACCCGGCCGAGGTCGACCGGGGGGACGTGCTCGGCGGCCTCGGCCTCGATCCCGCGCTGCCCACCTTCTTCCACAACGCGCGCTACGCGGTCCACCACAAGGGCCAGGTGGAGCTGGTGCGGGCGGTGGACCGGGTCCTTTCCGAGGGGCTCGCCGCCAACTTCGTGCTGCGCTGCATCGCCGGAGAGGGCATCGACGACCCGTACTTCCATGAGGTCGCGCGGCGGCACGCCGGGCGGCTGCACCTGGAGTGGGAGCGGGTCGACGAGCGGCGGGTGTTCGCGTACGC
The sequence above is a segment of the Streptomyces sp. Je 1-369 genome. Coding sequences within it:
- a CDS encoding ABC transporter permease, with translation MKTRIAPRVGRYVPFATGGLQSLLQYRSMFVVTGVTAAAGAAVTVFLWRAVYADSPGGTGPGGFTPAGITTYLLVAQVLQVLHANRVDDEVAAEVYRGDVAVLLVRPVSYPLVRLFACLPVVAANAVLVGVPVLVLFSFLVPLTAPRPGDAALFAVSTVLSVLIAFCVNLLTGMTGFVTTNTWGVRMVKQSVVAFFAGQLVPIALMPGPLAAVATALPFRGMVDGPLTLLLGRYDGVGGAVAVLAQQVGWVVGLTVLCAVLWRAALGRLEVLGG
- a CDS encoding ABC transporter permease codes for the protein MTRTRLGTALWYVRLSWFLGGAGLHRLAAYRLDFALGAGAFLVRVGIQTAVVGLVFRQVPAVGGWSYHEVLFLLGFSLLPRGLDHLFTDQLWELGRKLVQRGEFYRYLIRPVNPLFSLLSERFFHPDALGELVVGAALVTYAGTSLDLDPTAAQWALAPLLVVCGALIHTAVKLFFASLSFWTVTSLPAMYAASQVSEFAAYPLDIYHASLRALLTWVLPFAFTSYVPAVYLLSGDTALLGWLPVVTALSLLLALGVWRRGINTYEMTGS
- a CDS encoding phosphotransferase — encoded protein: MIRDEELAALLRAAPWMSEDGRKADRYERVDHAVLGSAALLLVVAAVGGPAAGRRFFVPVDVRGGREAHDVAEFHTDAVLRTLAGGTVRTERGGTVEFRSAGGAPAGAAAAGAVPEVRPLPFEQGWSSNALSLVEIQGVPHIHKTYRTLDDDVRESDLLRLMNGTGRTPEWAGDYTYTDPGSGTRHPLGVVYRYVPGEGIDVPLRQNLRALWPALSRLLAHDAPVAVARRHLRPLEQQLREAGRFLRGFHTELADRLGDGTPQPAYPAGERLVQAEERLADLHDHTTADPALPAPAVRDAFKALEAEAAALRAELVRSGPSWPGGGPCHGDLHLSHLLWNPPTLIDLSTPSTTPTAPGWAAQSPLEDVVALQRGLEYFAADEAAFEAANRLGLDSLETMLGSLDGAPHLSPAQQDELRQAFEVADHWRERVRELLLGPASDGPLRRLLYLRRLLHELAYNHAHTRPYHAAIDLRHALRLGEGGSGAHRDSEDVRPC
- a CDS encoding glycosyltransferase; translated protein: MLTPEPPENVVPTVGPRMHIIETYFECCGFDHTLLQGGTSVYLWNLSRAFAARGHRVSIVTPAHGRLDDLRPRYYVEDLPYEDAYTLPLALDPRVWRGFPAETGIELRTTAHRIRLDGVDLYFLSNDYLDRLPTTFYPPYSAKGRDLVFFKPLVFQADSVRFLRAWFGEERALVHAHEPYYHYLLPAALRDDAMKLVVSTVQSNMPIAKKVYGPEVRRLFELLDVKVELPVAGEGGEGAYPAAVLQYQQLTHLHYAYPPDHVALYELTAEHSDLIDFLSPGQLDFYASFRDTPFAALFERLPMADVVRRNAHKMFVGGCAISDEWLAMDPAEVDRGDVLGGLGLDPALPTFFHNARYAVHHKGQVELVRAVDRVLSEGLAANFVLRCIAGEGIDDPYFHEVARRHAGRLHLEWERVDERRVFAYAASSDFCVFPSKFEMDTFLIAQGEAMVCGAVPIATAQEGMAHFRHADGPSTGTGFAVNRSFAEGDELLTSALADRFREAVALWSQEPDRCRELSERASAVAREFTWERCADLHLAAFGRLWRGEPAEPPVQLALRHGWFEQLRDVESAAVTEAAVAHGAVDVYERHAPLNADAARRIFAAAWQRADFAACERVLERGPGGAVGRRDVDRLRGRCRAGDDGRIVYRLPHAERVELVIPSEPGADGRALPRVELLERTGPGEFRGPAPERPGDARLLLTLASGRVTWDEVRRG